AGCGGCCTTGTCGCAATCACGGCAAAAGGAAGAAAGTTTGTCGAGCAGTACGACGAGCTGACTCGGCTCATCGAAAGCGCAGGCCTCTAGAGCATCCCATAGCCTAAGCATTAGTGGCAAGGTGTCGCTTCACAAGAATAGGTCTGCCTATTGCCAAGGCGACCATTTGCTTTGTCGTACGGTTATTTGGTTTAGCTCGCAATTAAGCAATTCGTTGGCATTGTCTTTCCAAAGTGTGGAGTGACCTCGGCCTTCGAGAGGAAGGAAGACTCCGGCACTACTACTTGTTATACCTTCAATGGCACTAATGCCCTTTGTTACTGTGCCGACGTGTAAGAATTACCGCCGCCGTAATTGCAAGCGCTGGAACCAGCATGACAAAGTAGTTGTGAAACTCTGGTGCATTTACTTTGTTGTCGTTATCTGACACCTGAAAGATGCCAGTCTGCCCCTGCAAATACAACTTGTTTGTACTTTCATCAACTACAAGGTGACTAATGTATTCCTCTAAATTAGGGACATAGCCCCGGAGAACCACATCGTTTGAAAGGCCGTCTACCTCGACTATGCCGCCGCCACTCATGACATATATCGTGTTTGTATTGGAGTTAATGGTCAGGTAAAGACTACTCTTTGTGATATCGGGACTAATTATGGCATTTGATGTGCCATTTACCGCAACCAAGTATCCGGTCGAAAATGAAACACCCTCATTTGGTGATCGAGATCCATATAATATCTGATTGATGACATACACCACATTCGTGTCAGGATTCACTGCAATTGCCTTTAGAATATTGCCAGTGGCATTTACTTCATCTGGTGGCAGGCCAATTGTGACATTGCCAACAACCTTGTTTGTCGCACCATCTATCTTGTACAAAGTTGTCGCATTATCTATCACGTACACTTCGTTGGTTTTTGGATTGACGTCTATTCCTTGAACGTTAATGCTTTTCCCTATCCTGCCGACGATCTCGTTATTGTTAGAACCATCTATCACGGTTAGCGAGCCTGAACCAGAGCCGACATATACCCTGCCGGTGTTCGGATTGAGTGCGATAGGCGCCGCATATCTGCTCACGCCGACTACAGTATCTTCAACCCTGGCAGATTCAATTCCTTTAGAATAATCTACTACGGTTACATCAAGTCCCGCAGGGCAGTTGCACGCATGCATGACATAAGCTTTATCCGTAGTAGAGTTGACTGCAACAGCGTATGGATAGGGTCCTATTTCCACGCTCTTTGTGATGTTGTTTCTTAAATCATAGAGTACCAGTGCCCGATTGTCACTGTCTGTAAAGAACAGGATTTGCCTAGACGTGTCTATTCCAATGTCGTGCACATTCAAAGTATTATTCCCATAGGGAATGAACCTTTCAATTGGCATCTCCATGAAAGTTTCATTACCGTCCTGTTGTTGACCGAAAGAATGCTGCGCTTCCAATAAGTATGGAGCAAATAACAGAATGCCCATTATGGCCGCAAGTCCAGCTTGCAACAACAGGTAAGAGTGTTATCTGTATATTAAAGAATACCGAATGCTCGCTCTAGACTCTCATTCCTATATTTTCATGGTTAGCGCTGGCCGAATCGCTAGGTAGAGCAGTTGCCTATGACGATTACTATAACGATTTCTGGAATACCCCTATAGCATTGTCGAGTTGCTGGAGTATGCGCAATTGTTCCTCATAGCCGACAATTATATCGTCGAATTGTTCTCCTCCGACAGAACCGTCAAGCTTCGCGCGTATCTTTTCGAGTATTGATATTACGGTTCGGTAATCGTGATTTTCAGCTGCCGCCCTTGCCCCCTGAGCATGACCTTGCAAAGCATCATGAAAAGTGCGCTTCTCCGCAACAGCGTGAGGAGGATCACGAATTTGCTAGCATTTGCAGTTTGCAACATTTCATCAATCGTGTTGATGGTCATGAGACGCATTTGTTGGAGGTCATCACCTGTCATTTCATTATCAGCAACGAAAATGCTTGTACCGTTGGCATACGTTCCAGATGAGTAAATGGAAGTTTGATG
The sequence above is drawn from the Nitrososphaera viennensis EN76 genome and encodes:
- a CDS encoding YncE family protein: MQAGLAAIMGILLFAPYLLEAQHSFGQQQDGNETFMEMPIERFIPYGNNTLNVHDIGIDTSRQILFFTDSDNRALVLYDLRNNITKSVEIGPYPYAVAVNSTTDKAYVMHACNCPAGLDVTVVDYSKGIESARVEDTVVGVSRYAAPIALNPNTGRVYVGSGSGSLTVIDGSNNNEIVGRIGKSINVQGIDVNPKTNEVYVIDNATTLYKIDGATNKVVGNVTIGLPPDEVNATGNILKAIAVNPDTNVVYVINQILYGSRSPNEGVSFSTGYLVAVNGTSNAIISPDITKSSLYLTINSNTNTIYVMSGGGIVEVDGLSNDVVLRGYVPNLEEYISHLVVDESTNKLYLQGQTGIFQVSDNDNKVNAPEFHNYFVMLVPALAITAAVILTRRHSNKGH